DNA from Thermococcus sp.:
CCCTCGCCAGAGCCGCCTCAACGTCAAGGAGCTTCTGAAGCTTGTTCTCCTCGTCCCAGATGCGCCTCATCTCTTCGCTCCCGTACCGGTAGTCAATCGGATGAACCGCCACGTTAATCACCATTTTTCTGATTATTTTAGATGTTAAAACGTTTTCTTTTAACATTTTAACGTTAATTTTTGGAGTTTGAATGGGCGATTTTGAGGCCGGTTCGACCATTAAGGAGGAAGATTGCAATAAGAACCGAAAAGTATTTAACCCCATCCCGGCGATAGCCTAACGACAAAACTTCCGGAGGTGCCAGAAATGGCTGAGGAGCACGTCGTCTACATCGGAAAGAAGCCGGTTATGAACTACGTCCTGGCCGTTATCACCCAATTCAATGAGGGTGCCAAGGAGGTTAGCATCAAGGCTCGCGGTAGGGCCATCAGCAGGGCCGTTGACGTCGCCGAGATCGTCAGAAACAGGTTCCTCCCCGAGGTCAGGGTCAAGGAAATCAAGATAGGCACCGAGGAGCTTCCGACCGCTGACGGTAGGACTGCCAACACCTCGACCATCGAGATTATCCTCGAGAAGCCGTGAATTTGATTCCTTTCCTTTTCCTTCGGGTTTATTGGCAAAGCTTAATAGCATTAATACTTAAATCTTCTGGTGGCTCCCTTGAAGTACGATACGCTAGACGTTACCGATGAAAGGGTCAAGGAACTGGCTCAGGTTCTTGCAAACGATAAAGCTATGACGATTCTAAGGCTTCTCCACGAGCGGGAGCTCTCGATAAGTGAAATTTCAAACGAACTGAAAATGCCGATGTCAACGGTTTCGTATCACCTTGACAAGCTCCTCCGTGTTGGCCTTGTGGAGGTTTCCGGGAAGAAGTACGGGAAGAGACTGCAGGAGGTGAAGCTCTACCGGGCATCAAGCCGACCGATTCTTCTACTACCAAGACCGACCAAACGGGAGAAAACTTCAACCTTTGATAGGTTAAGGGTAATAACCCTCTCCATTGCAACGGGACTTTCGCTACTCGTTTACTGGCTCTTCAGAGAACACTACACGGGCTCAAGGACCCAAACTGAAACAATAAGAGTTTTCTCACTCTCAAATGAGACCGCAAGTCGCTCGTATCCCTCTGGAAGTCACATCCCGATAATTTTGGCCATAGTGACCTTTGCCCTAGTGGTTTCCCTTGGGTGGTTCGTTAAGAAACGTTTTTAAGAAACTCAAACCAACCCCCGCTGTGAGGTGAGCACCAATGATGACCGTGGGACAGGTGGTCAAGAGAAAGGCAGTGATTGTTAAACCGGACGACACCATAGAGAGAGTCGCAAAGATACTCTCAAGGCATAAGGTCGGAAGCGCCGTTGTTGTGGAAAACGAGGAAATCGTTGGGGTTATAACCGACAGGGACATCCTCGACAAGGTCGTCGCCAAGGGACGCGACCCTAAAACCGTCAAGGTCCGCGAAGTTATGACCAGAAACCCAATAACCATAGAGGACGACTACGACATAAGCGATGCGATAGACAAGATGATGGAGAAGGGAATAAGAAGGCTCCTCGTCACGAGGCTTGGAAAGCCCTTGGGCTTCGTTACAGCCGCAGACCTTCTCGCGGCGTTGAACGCTATGAACAGCGAGGAAGAGGAGGAAGAAGTCGAAG
Protein-coding regions in this window:
- the albA gene encoding DNA-binding protein Alba, with the protein product MAEEHVVYIGKKPVMNYVLAVITQFNEGAKEVSIKARGRAISRAVDVAEIVRNRFLPEVRVKEIKIGTEELPTADGRTANTSTIEIILEKP
- a CDS encoding winged helix-turn-helix domain-containing protein, with protein sequence MAPLKYDTLDVTDERVKELAQVLANDKAMTILRLLHERELSISEISNELKMPMSTVSYHLDKLLRVGLVEVSGKKYGKRLQEVKLYRASSRPILLLPRPTKREKTSTFDRLRVITLSIATGLSLLVYWLFREHYTGSRTQTETIRVFSLSNETASRSYPSGSHIPIILAIVTFALVVSLGWFVKKRF
- a CDS encoding CBS domain-containing protein, coding for MMTVGQVVKRKAVIVKPDDTIERVAKILSRHKVGSAVVVENEEIVGVITDRDILDKVVAKGRDPKTVKVREVMTRNPITIEDDYDISDAIDKMMEKGIRRLLVTRLGKPLGFVTAADLLAALNAMNSEEEEEEVEETEVYGICELCGQYGPLYKVYIEGQERWICESCKDSLNL